A stretch of Cyanobacterium sp. HL-69 DNA encodes these proteins:
- a CDS encoding ABC-type uptake system permease component, with protein MIKQVDYKKSFSVDNFPSIISEFIITILGFIPIFITFGIVGIFLFETWEFFREVSIFEFLTSTEWTPNFSNPQFGIIVLLAGTFLVTVIALLVAIPIGILGAVYLSEYAPKNMKRFLKIAMESLGGIPGVVYGYFALLFLTPLLRNTLFPDMGGFNALSAGICVGILIIPIISSLTEDALSIISDDLRNSAYALGFTRLEMIYKVLLPLAYPAILSSFTLATSVALGETMIVAIASGQRPNLTLNPLESIETITSFIIKVSLGSVQFESLLFKTIFTLGFLLFVITFSLNSISYWLQNKSEKQLFSFSKSVTKLAQEELTNANVDVNSIPSFYPSANSEKSKKRQPILNPDLDAPISNVRLWCDRIFTILAFLGASFGIVFITIFLWNLSQTGLEKINWAFLTSFASRRAEDSGILSALVGSLWLFILSLVMVIPLGVGSAIYLEEYRKNKRIDNILEISIANLASIPSILYGLLGLEIFVRWMRPITGGPTILSGALVLTVMSLPTLIIASRSAIKSSSKRLRSGGYALGMSKQQVLRKLILPSALPGILTGVILSQTRALAETAALIGVGVAASVRFLPPLSWEGLQSSYTTLPVQIFNWLQNPSAEVQQLAAAATIVLVVILIVLNLFSVLIREYFNNIQRN; from the coding sequence ATGATTAAACAAGTTGATTATAAAAAAAGTTTTAGTGTTGATAATTTTCCTAGTATTATTTCAGAATTTATTATCACTATTTTGGGTTTCATTCCCATTTTTATTACCTTTGGTATTGTGGGTATTTTCCTTTTTGAAACTTGGGAGTTTTTTAGGGAAGTATCTATTTTTGAATTTTTAACTAGCACCGAATGGACTCCTAATTTCTCCAATCCCCAATTTGGCATAATTGTTTTACTTGCAGGAACTTTTTTGGTGACTGTTATTGCTTTGTTGGTGGCTATTCCCATCGGCATTTTGGGTGCTGTTTATCTGTCGGAGTATGCCCCTAAAAATATGAAAAGGTTTCTAAAAATAGCGATGGAATCTTTGGGGGGTATTCCTGGGGTTGTTTATGGTTATTTTGCGTTGCTTTTTCTCACTCCTTTGTTAAGAAATACTCTGTTTCCTGATATGGGGGGCTTTAATGCTTTGAGTGCGGGAATTTGCGTGGGGATTTTGATTATTCCGATTATTTCTTCTCTCACCGAAGATGCTTTGAGTATAATTTCTGATGATTTACGTAATTCTGCCTACGCCCTGGGTTTTACCCGTTTGGAAATGATTTATAAGGTTTTGTTGCCTTTGGCTTATCCTGCTATCCTTTCTTCTTTTACTTTGGCTACTTCTGTAGCACTGGGTGAGACAATGATAGTTGCGATCGCATCTGGGCAAAGACCAAATTTAACGCTAAATCCCTTAGAATCTATAGAAACAATTACTTCATTTATTATTAAAGTAAGTTTAGGTTCGGTTCAATTTGAATCTCTTTTATTTAAAACTATTTTTACATTAGGTTTTCTTTTATTTGTAATTACTTTTAGTCTCAATAGCATTAGTTATTGGCTACAAAATAAATCAGAAAAGCAACTATTTTCTTTTAGTAAAAGTGTTACTAAATTAGCTCAAGAAGAATTGACAAATGCCAACGTCGATGTAAATTCTATTCCTTCTTTTTATCCTTCTGCCAATAGTGAAAAAAGTAAAAAAAGGCAACCCATTCTTAACCCCGATTTAGATGCACCCATTTCCAATGTTCGGCTATGGTGCGATCGCATTTTTACCATCTTGGCATTTTTAGGAGCAAGTTTTGGTATTGTCTTTATCACCATCTTTTTATGGAATTTATCTCAGACAGGGTTAGAAAAAATCAACTGGGCATTTTTAACTAGCTTTGCATCCCGCCGTGCGGAAGACTCGGGAATATTATCAGCCCTAGTAGGTAGCCTGTGGCTGTTTATCTTATCCCTAGTGATGGTAATTCCCTTGGGGGTAGGTAGTGCCATTTACCTAGAAGAATATCGTAAAAATAAACGCATTGATAACATTCTCGAAATCAGCATCGCCAACCTTGCCTCCATTCCCTCCATTCTTTATGGCTTATTGGGTTTAGAGATTTTTGTGCGCTGGATGCGCCCTATCACAGGAGGCCCCACCATTCTATCAGGGGCGTTGGTGTTAACGGTAATGAGTTTACCCACCCTCATCATTGCCAGTCGTAGTGCCATAAAAAGCAGTAGTAAACGCCTAAGAAGTGGGGGTTATGCCCTAGGAATGTCCAAACAACAGGTATTAAGGAAACTTATTCTTCCTTCTGCCCTCCCCGGAATTTTAACAGGAGTAATCCTTTCTCAAACCAGAGCATTAGCCGAAACTGCTGCCCTCATTGGAGTTGGGGTTGCCGCTTCCGTGCGTTTTTTACCCCCCTTATCTTGGGAAGGATTACAGAGTAGTTATACAACCCTACCAGTACAAATATTTAACTGGTTACAAAATCCTAGTGCAGAGGTGCAACAGTTAGCGGCTGCAGCCACCATTGTTTTAGTAGTAATTTTGATTGTTTTAAACTTGTTCTCGGTACTTATTCGAGAGTATTTTAACAATATTCAACGTAATTAA
- a CDS encoding ABC-type uptake system ATPase component PstB, with product MENLNSIITVQNLSVYHENIPLLLGVNLEIAENKVTGIIGRSGSGKSMLLRCFNRLNDLMEGIRVEGKVYFRNQNIYTSQIQPIQLRRRIGMVFQRPTPFPTSIYENIAMGLKVNGFRQNLDEIVEDSLKRVGLWQEVKNNLRKNAMLLSGGQKQRLCIARAIALQPEVILLDEPCSALDPISTLEIENLIYELKDDYTIIMSAHDLKQIARVCDDVIYLDVRDNQLGQRVGFVLEQNSVEKIFLSPEQSQTRNYTRGVMLEVDS from the coding sequence ATGGAAAATTTAAACAGTATTATCACCGTCCAAAACTTATCTGTCTATCATGAAAATATACCTTTATTATTAGGGGTAAATTTAGAGATTGCTGAAAACAAAGTAACAGGCATTATTGGTCGCTCAGGCTCTGGAAAAAGTATGTTATTAAGATGTTTTAATCGTCTTAATGACTTAATGGAAGGTATTCGGGTTGAGGGAAAAGTTTATTTTCGGAATCAAAATATTTATACCTCCCAAATTCAACCCATTCAGCTTAGACGCCGCATTGGCATGGTATTTCAACGCCCTACCCCTTTTCCTACTTCCATTTATGAAAATATTGCCATGGGGTTAAAAGTCAATGGTTTCCGTCAAAATCTTGATGAAATTGTCGAAGATTCCCTCAAACGGGTGGGATTATGGCAAGAAGTGAAAAACAATCTCCGTAAAAATGCCATGCTATTATCGGGAGGGCAAAAGCAACGATTGTGTATTGCAAGGGCGATCGCCCTTCAACCAGAAGTGATATTATTAGATGAACCATGTTCAGCATTAGACCCCATTTCTACCTTAGAAATAGAAAACTTGATCTATGAGCTAAAAGATGACTATACCATCATCATGAGCGCCCATGACCTCAAACAAATAGCTAGGGTATGCGATGACGTGATTTACCTTGACGTAAGAGACAATCAACTGGGGCAAAGAGTCGGTTTTGTACTCGAACAAAATTCTGTAGAAAAAATCTTCCTTAGCCCAGAGCAATCACAAACCCGTAACTATACCCGTGGTGTTATGCTTGAAGTAGATTCATAA
- the pixG-2 gene encoding two-component signal transduction system response regulator, producing MTLRQKLESANEKKFTGRIDIIESQGKTWRLYLCLGRIVWADGGYHPYRSWQRLIHKYCPQLDLSLIDLEKAKDFECWNYQIIVNLLKRFLINKEQALLIIKIRINEILFDILYAEVKQKLLYDFIIAENGFSEESGLKSSLNLFNFQEVLTEAENLWLIWQKEKLTPWSPNTAPVIKNPAILRKNFNTPTYTKLVSLFNGKLTLKEVADKLKLNIVKVTTWLKPYFERGIIELVNVSDSSLNVPLIGVSNNNNYKITKPTRQKLIICVDDSVQIGEIMKHIITKSGYQFISIQNPLKALPEIITHKPDLIFLDLMMPIINGYEICSQIRRVSQLKNTPVIILTSNDGMVDRVRSKLVGASGFLGKPVNEEKVIEKIESLLSHGN from the coding sequence ATGACGCTAAGACAAAAACTTGAATCTGCCAACGAAAAAAAGTTTACAGGTAGAATAGATATAATCGAAAGTCAAGGCAAAACTTGGCGACTATATCTATGTCTTGGTAGAATTGTATGGGCTGATGGAGGTTATCATCCTTATCGCTCATGGCAAAGGTTAATTCATAAATATTGTCCCCAATTAGACTTAAGTTTAATTGATTTAGAAAAGGCGAAGGATTTTGAGTGTTGGAATTATCAGATTATCGTTAATTTATTAAAGCGTTTTTTGATCAACAAGGAACAGGCATTATTGATCATCAAAATAAGAATTAATGAAATTTTATTTGATATATTATATGCAGAAGTAAAGCAAAAACTATTATATGATTTTATAATAGCAGAAAATGGGTTTTCAGAAGAATCAGGCTTAAAAAGTTCTCTTAATTTATTCAACTTTCAGGAAGTATTAACAGAAGCAGAAAACCTATGGTTAATATGGCAAAAAGAGAAATTAACCCCTTGGTCCCCCAATACTGCCCCTGTAATAAAAAATCCAGCTATTCTTAGAAAAAATTTTAATACCCCTACTTATACCAAATTAGTATCACTTTTTAATGGAAAATTAACTTTAAAAGAAGTTGCCGATAAATTAAAATTAAACATTGTCAAAGTTACTACCTGGTTAAAACCTTACTTTGAAAGAGGTATTATTGAGCTAGTAAATGTTAGTGATAGTTCCTTGAATGTACCCTTAATTGGAGTTAGTAATAATAACAATTATAAAATTACCAAACCCACTAGACAAAAGTTAATTATCTGTGTGGATGATAGTGTGCAAATAGGTGAAATCATGAAGCACATTATTACAAAGTCGGGTTATCAGTTTATATCTATTCAAAATCCCTTGAAGGCTTTACCTGAAATTATTACCCATAAACCTGATTTAATTTTTTTGGATTTGATGATGCCCATTATTAATGGTTATGAAATTTGCTCTCAGATTCGTCGAGTATCTCAATTGAAAAATACCCCCGTCATTATCCTAACTAGCAATGATGGTATGGTGGACAGGGTAAGGAGTAAGTTGGTGGGGGCTTCTGGATTTTTAGGGAAGCCCGTAAATGAAGAAAAAGTAATAGAAAAAATTGAAAGTTTGTTATCCCACGGCAATTAA
- a CDS encoding small conductance mechanosensitive ion channel: protein MTEIIDTIQNSINELIGSAVKILPALISALIIIALTRYGAEFTQRVAKKVSEKTVKSRSLQLLFLKSTYILTWISGVVIASIIAFPGLRLGDIIATLGLGSVAIGFAFQDIFKNFLAGILILLEEPFVIEDQIQVNDYEGTVENINIRTTEIKTYQGERVLIPNSTVFTSAIKIRTAFPYRRTDFMVGVDYNTSLPQAKAILEQILVTIDGVVHEPIPEIDLVAFNDSSIDLVVRYWTHSRQADVRRIQTRVVTAIKQAFDNQDIVIPYPIRTVYHFDQEKFNDYLPPAGQ from the coding sequence ATGACGGAAATTATTGACACAATACAAAACAGTATTAACGAGCTGATTGGCAGTGCCGTAAAAATTTTACCTGCTCTCATCAGCGCCTTAATAATAATCGCTCTGACCAGATATGGAGCCGAATTTACCCAGAGAGTAGCAAAAAAAGTTAGCGAAAAAACTGTCAAAAGTCGTTCATTGCAACTACTCTTTTTAAAATCAACCTATATTCTTACTTGGATCTCTGGGGTGGTAATTGCGTCTATTATTGCTTTTCCAGGACTTAGATTAGGAGATATTATTGCTACCCTCGGACTTGGTTCTGTGGCCATTGGTTTCGCTTTTCAAGACATATTTAAAAACTTCCTTGCAGGGATCTTAATATTATTAGAAGAGCCTTTTGTTATTGAAGATCAAATTCAGGTTAATGACTACGAAGGTACCGTAGAAAATATCAATATTCGTACCACAGAAATAAAAACCTATCAGGGGGAAAGAGTTTTAATTCCCAATTCCACAGTTTTTACCAGTGCCATCAAAATTAGGACAGCTTTCCCCTATAGACGTACTGATTTCATGGTGGGAGTAGATTACAACACCTCATTGCCCCAAGCCAAGGCTATCTTAGAGCAAATTCTTGTGACCATTGATGGGGTAGTCCATGAACCTATCCCAGAGATTGATTTGGTGGCATTTAATGACAGCTCTATTGATTTGGTGGTAAGGTATTGGACACACTCTCGTCAAGCAGATGTTCGCCGTATCCAGACTAGGGTTGTAACGGCTATTAAACAGGCGTTTGATAATCAAGATATTGTTATTCCCTATCCTATTCGTACTGTTTATCATTTTGATCAAGAAAAATTCAATGACTATTTGCCCCCTGCGGGACAATAA
- the glgB gene encoding 1,4-alpha-glucan branching enzyme GlgB, translating to MPSNITSQQVEQIVHNLHNDPFEILGIHLLSEEDDKKTYVIRAYLPKASEAYVIAPELREEYKMRSHHHPNFFECEIEAHELNNYQLKIRQGDQEKVVYDPYQFKSSTITDYDLYLFQEGNHHRIYEKLGAHVMEQNGVKGVYFAVWAPNARNVSILGDFNSWDGREHQMRKINNIVWELFIPELDFGTHYKYEIKNWEGHIYEKSDPFGFAQEVRPKTASIVADLDSYQWNDQDWLEKRRNTDPLTQPISVYELHIGSWLHTSKEQLPKNYGKQTEVVTASDAKPDARFLTYYELAESLIPYIKQLGYTHIELLPIAEHPFDGSWGYQVTGYYAPTSRYGSPEDLMYFIDQCHLNGIGVIVDWVPGHFPKDGHGLAFFDGTHLFEHGDPRKGEHKGWGTLVFDYGRNEVRNFLVANALFWFDKYHIDGIRVDAVASMLYLDYDRENGEWVANDYGGRENIEAVEFLRQVNGTIFNYFPGILSIAEESTSWAMVSRPPYMGGLGFNMKWNMGWMHDMLDYFAMDPWFRQFHQNSITFSMWYHHTENYMLALSHDEIVHGKSNIIGKVPGDEWQKFANIRSLFTYMFAHPGKKTMFMSMEFGQWTEWNVWKDLEWHLLNYQSHGQLKGFFSNLNAIYKAEPALYERDFEEEGFQWIDCSDSRHSVVSFIRRAKDSADFILVVCNFTPQPHSHYRVGVPEAGFYSEIFNSDSKDYGGSNMGNLGGKWTDEWFFHDYPHSLDLCLPPLGVLMLKLNRDKSPN from the coding sequence ATGCCTAGCAATATTACCAGTCAGCAAGTAGAACAAATTGTTCATAATCTACATAATGATCCCTTTGAAATATTGGGTATTCACCTTCTTTCCGAGGAGGACGATAAAAAAACCTATGTGATTAGGGCTTATTTACCCAAAGCATCCGAAGCCTATGTTATCGCCCCAGAGCTTAGGGAAGAGTATAAGATGCGATCGCACCATCATCCCAACTTTTTTGAGTGTGAAATAGAAGCCCACGAACTAAACAACTACCAACTAAAAATTAGACAAGGAGATCAAGAAAAAGTAGTCTACGATCCCTATCAATTCAAATCTAGCACCATCACCGACTACGACTTATACCTATTCCAAGAAGGAAACCACCATCGCATCTACGAAAAACTAGGCGCCCACGTCATGGAACAAAATGGCGTAAAAGGTGTTTACTTCGCCGTGTGGGCGCCCAATGCCCGTAACGTTTCTATCCTCGGAGACTTCAACAGTTGGGACGGTAGAGAACATCAAATGCGTAAAATTAATAATATCGTCTGGGAACTATTTATCCCCGAATTAGACTTCGGCACCCACTACAAATACGAAATCAAAAACTGGGAAGGGCATATTTACGAAAAATCAGACCCCTTCGGCTTTGCCCAAGAAGTAAGACCAAAAACCGCCTCCATCGTTGCCGACTTAGACTCCTACCAATGGAATGACCAAGACTGGCTAGAAAAGCGCCGTAATACAGACCCCCTCACCCAACCCATCTCCGTCTATGAACTCCATATCGGCTCATGGTTGCATACCTCAAAAGAACAACTCCCCAAAAACTACGGCAAACAAACCGAAGTTGTCACCGCCTCCGATGCCAAACCCGATGCCCGTTTCCTCACCTACTATGAATTAGCAGAAAGCCTCATTCCCTATATCAAACAATTAGGATACACCCACATCGAACTATTACCCATCGCCGAACACCCCTTCGATGGCTCATGGGGTTATCAAGTAACAGGATACTACGCCCCCACCTCCCGTTATGGCTCCCCCGAAGACTTGATGTATTTTATTGATCAATGTCACCTCAACGGCATCGGCGTAATTGTTGATTGGGTACCAGGACATTTTCCCAAAGATGGTCATGGACTCGCCTTTTTCGATGGTACCCATTTATTTGAACATGGAGATCCTAGAAAAGGAGAACATAAAGGTTGGGGTACATTAGTATTTGACTACGGACGAAATGAAGTACGTAACTTCCTTGTTGCTAACGCCTTATTTTGGTTTGATAAATACCACATTGACGGAATCAGAGTTGATGCGGTTGCTTCCATGCTTTACCTCGACTATGACCGAGAAAATGGTGAATGGGTAGCCAATGATTATGGGGGTAGGGAAAACATCGAAGCCGTGGAATTTTTACGACAGGTCAACGGAACTATTTTTAACTACTTCCCAGGTATCCTTTCCATTGCCGAAGAATCAACCTCTTGGGCTATGGTATCCCGTCCCCCCTACATGGGCGGTTTGGGCTTCAATATGAAGTGGAACATGGGCTGGATGCACGATATGCTCGACTATTTCGCCATGGATCCTTGGTTCCGCCAATTTCATCAAAATAGCATCACCTTCAGTATGTGGTATCACCACACGGAAAACTATATGTTGGCCTTATCCCATGATGAAATTGTCCACGGTAAGAGCAATATTATAGGTAAGGTACCGGGAGACGAGTGGCAAAAGTTTGCTAACATCCGTAGTTTGTTTACTTATATGTTTGCACACCCCGGCAAGAAAACCATGTTTATGAGCATGGAGTTTGGGCAATGGACGGAATGGAATGTCTGGAAGGATTTAGAATGGCACCTCCTCAATTATCAATCCCATGGACAATTGAAAGGGTTTTTTAGTAACCTTAACGCTATTTATAAGGCTGAACCCGCACTGTATGAAAGGGATTTTGAAGAAGAAGGTTTCCAGTGGATTGACTGTAGTGATAGTCGCCATAGTGTGGTTTCTTTTATTCGTCGTGCCAAGGATTCTGCTGATTTTATCCTTGTGGTTTGTAACTTTACTCCCCAACCCCATAGCCATTATCGTGTAGGAGTGCCAGAAGCTGGATTTTATAGCGAAATTTTTAACAGTGATTCTAAGGATTATGGCGGTAGTAATATGGGTAATTTAGGCGGAAAATGGACTGATGAATGGTTTTTCCATGATTATCCCCACTCCCTTGATTTATGTTTACCTCCCCTCGGTGTGCTGATGCTCAAGTTAAATCGTGATAAGTCTCCAAATTAG
- a CDS encoding ABC-type uptake system substrate-binding component — protein sequence MIINNSNSLLRSGLTVSLIFAAGLAGCANDSSVSGSSGLTGDIAIDGSSTVYPITEIVSEEFEGDNPNVRIAIGISGSGGGLSKFCAGETDISNASRPIKAEEIEQCNQNGVEFIELPVAFDALSVVVNKENDWAVCLTADELQTIWSPESQGVINNWSQVREGFPDVPLSLYAPGTDSGTFDYFTEAVNGEEGLSRGDITATEDDNVIVQGVSSDVGGIGYFGLSYLDENLDQLRAVALDNEDSNDGGDGCIEPSVASVEAGIYQPLARPLFIYVKTTSLERPEVKAFVDFYLTQENAELVREAGQIELSASVYDRAKSRLQNMTTGSVFEKISTIGVKLDEVL from the coding sequence ATGATTATTAATAACAGTAATAGTTTATTAAGAAGTGGTTTGACCGTCTCTTTAATCTTTGCCGCTGGATTAGCTGGATGTGCCAACGACTCTTCGGTGAGTGGTAGTAGTGGTTTAACGGGTGACATTGCCATTGATGGTTCATCGACGGTTTATCCTATTACCGAGATAGTCAGTGAGGAGTTTGAGGGAGATAATCCTAATGTGCGTATTGCTATCGGTATTTCTGGCAGCGGGGGAGGATTGAGTAAATTTTGCGCAGGAGAAACGGATATTTCTAACGCTTCACGGCCTATCAAAGCAGAAGAAATAGAACAATGTAATCAAAATGGGGTGGAATTTATCGAATTACCCGTTGCCTTTGATGCCCTCTCGGTGGTGGTTAATAAAGAAAATGACTGGGCTGTTTGTCTTACCGCTGATGAATTGCAGACTATATGGAGTCCTGAATCTCAGGGGGTAATTAATAATTGGAGTCAAGTGAGGGAAGGATTTCCCGATGTACCTTTGAGTTTATATGCTCCTGGTACTGATTCTGGTACTTTTGATTATTTTACTGAAGCTGTCAACGGTGAGGAGGGCTTGAGTAGGGGAGATATTACGGCGACGGAAGATGATAATGTCATTGTGCAAGGGGTGAGTAGTGATGTCGGTGGTATCGGTTATTTTGGTTTATCTTACCTAGACGAAAATTTAGATCAACTTAGGGCGGTAGCATTGGATAATGAAGATTCTAATGATGGTGGAGATGGTTGTATTGAGCCTAGTGTTGCCAGTGTGGAGGCAGGTATTTATCAACCCCTGGCTCGTCCTCTATTTATTTATGTTAAAACAACTTCCCTTGAACGTCCAGAGGTAAAGGCTTTTGTTGATTTTTACTTAACCCAAGAAAATGCTGAATTAGTTAGGGAAGCTGGACAAATTGAATTATCGGCTTCGGTTTATGATAGGGCGAAAAGTAGGTTGCAGAACATGACTACTGGTTCTGTTTTTGAAAAGATTTCTACCATTGGAGTTAAGTTGGATGAGGTACTTTAA
- a CDS encoding exosortase substrate: MKNNQYKVPPYKNKALGLSASLTFATFLSTIGYMTSAEGAVLITGIETGNDVVLTLSGSLNTTGLTSPGGGSTSASIISPSNRGTIFFSPILNVILFEDAIANPDALIFGTGGFAFPSSSNVSGFLSIDTIGNNNKVFLPSTYQSGDPLSGEMIFNNETFASLGITPGTYISAFNSGANEDTITYQFVAASSTTPEPSTILGSIVLLGLGSVFAKKRVVN; the protein is encoded by the coding sequence ATGAAAAATAATCAGTACAAAGTTCCCCCCTACAAAAATAAGGCTTTAGGATTAAGTGCTAGTTTAACATTTGCGACTTTTTTAAGTACTATTGGCTACATGACATCAGCGGAAGGTGCTGTTTTAATTACAGGCATTGAAACGGGAAATGACGTCGTATTAACCCTCAGTGGCAGTTTGAATACCACAGGTTTAACTTCGCCCGGTGGCGGCTCTACAAGTGCTAGTATTATTTCTCCGTCCAACAGAGGTACAATTTTCTTTAGTCCTATACTCAACGTGATACTATTTGAAGATGCTATCGCTAATCCAGATGCCTTAATCTTTGGTACGGGTGGATTCGCTTTTCCTAGTTCTAGTAATGTGAGTGGCTTTTTAAGCATTGATACTATCGGTAATAATAACAAGGTTTTCTTACCTAGCACTTACCAAAGCGGTGACCCTTTAAGTGGTGAGATGATTTTTAATAATGAAACTTTTGCCAGTTTGGGTATCACTCCTGGTACTTATATATCAGCCTTTAATAGTGGTGCAAATGAAGATACCATTACTTATCAGTTTGTAGCAGCGTCTAGCACAACACCAGAACCAAGCACGATCTTAGGTAGTATTGTGCTATTGGGTCTTGGTTCAGTATTTGCCAAAAAAAGAGTAGTTAATTAA
- the ald gene encoding alanine dehydrogenase Ald — MKIGIPKEIKDQEFRVGLTPASVKILSAQNHEIFVENGAGLGSGFTDEDYELAGATTTDHETTWNQEMVVKVKEPLPQEYSYIKQGQILFTYLHLAADRTLTESLIKSGVTAIAYETVQLPDGRLPLLTPMSIIAGRLSVQIGARYLEKQQGGKGILLGGIPGVAQGNIVILGGGIVGTEAAKIAVGMGAKVTILDVNIDRLAYLENIFGSRVELLYSNSETIAKSVMKADLLIGAVLIAGKKAPILVPRELVQKMSLGSVIIDVAVDQGGCIETLHTTSHSKPSYIEEGVIHLGIPNLPGAVPRTSTQALNNNTLPYVMKLANQGIGALKQDPTLAQGLNVHYSRLVHPAVQQVFPDLPQ; from the coding sequence ATGAAGATAGGTATTCCCAAGGAAATTAAAGATCAAGAGTTTCGTGTGGGTTTAACCCCTGCGAGTGTCAAAATTTTATCTGCACAAAATCATGAAATTTTTGTCGAAAATGGTGCTGGTTTGGGTTCGGGGTTTACTGATGAGGATTATGAATTAGCAGGGGCGACTACTACCGACCATGAAACGACTTGGAATCAAGAAATGGTGGTAAAAGTTAAAGAGCCTTTACCGCAAGAATATTCATATATTAAACAAGGACAAATTTTATTTACCTATCTTCACTTAGCAGCCGATCGCACTTTAACCGAATCCCTGATCAAAAGCGGGGTAACGGCGATCGCCTATGAAACCGTACAACTACCCGATGGCAGACTTCCCCTGCTCACCCCCATGAGTATCATTGCAGGACGTTTGTCCGTACAAATTGGGGCTAGATACCTTGAAAAACAACAAGGAGGCAAAGGCATCTTACTAGGAGGAATCCCGGGAGTAGCCCAAGGAAATATCGTTATCTTAGGGGGCGGTATTGTTGGCACAGAAGCAGCCAAAATTGCTGTAGGTATGGGAGCCAAAGTAACCATTTTAGACGTAAATATCGACCGCCTAGCGTACTTAGAAAACATTTTTGGTTCACGGGTAGAACTACTTTACAGCAACTCTGAAACCATTGCCAAAAGCGTAATGAAAGCCGACTTACTTATCGGGGCAGTGTTAATAGCAGGGAAAAAAGCGCCCATCTTAGTACCCAGAGAATTAGTACAAAAAATGTCTCTCGGCTCAGTAATCATCGATGTAGCAGTAGATCAAGGAGGTTGCATCGAAACATTACACACCACCTCTCACAGTAAACCCAGTTACATCGAAGAAGGAGTAATTCATCTTGGTATTCCTAACCTACCTGGTGCCGTGCCTCGTACCTCTACCCAAGCCCTTAATAACAACACTTTACCCTATGTAATGAAACTTGCTAATCAAGGTATTGGGGCATTAAAACAAGATCCTACTCTAGCTCAGGGGTTAAACGTCCATTATTCTCGCTTAGTTCATCCCGCCGTGCAGCAAGTTTTCCCCGATTTACCCCAATAA
- a CDS encoding RpoE family ECF subfamily RNA polymerase sigma-70 factor has protein sequence MLSNQTDAELFKQLRSGNINALGIFYERYGEIVYRVALRMLGNTQEAEDLTQEIFLYLSKKGNYDENRGSMVVFLVTMTRSRAIDRHRQKNSHRQRIVKWFNNSPSQEYGGLMDKVALREVSHKVRNAIARLPMQHQRVLEMAYFDGLSQSEIAEQLNMPLGTVKTYKRKGLLKLRELLQELVN, from the coding sequence ACAGATGCAGAACTTTTTAAGCAATTACGTTCAGGAAATATTAATGCTTTAGGAATTTTCTATGAGCGTTATGGTGAGATTGTCTATCGTGTGGCGTTACGTATGTTGGGCAACACTCAAGAGGCGGAGGATTTAACCCAAGAGATTTTCCTTTATCTCTCGAAAAAGGGAAATTATGATGAAAATCGAGGCTCAATGGTAGTTTTTTTGGTGACAATGACTCGCTCACGGGCTATTGATAGACACAGGCAAAAAAATTCTCATCGACAACGGATTGTTAAATGGTTCAATAATTCTCCTTCTCAGGAATATGGTGGTTTGATGGATAAAGTTGCCCTTAGGGAAGTGTCACACAAGGTTAGAAATGCGATCGCCCGTTTACCCATGCAACATCAACGGGTATTAGAAATGGCTTATTTTGACGGTTTAAGCCAATCAGAAATTGCCGAGCAGTTAAATATGCCCCTTGGTACGGTGAAAACCTATAAACGCAAAGGATTATTAAAGCTCAGAGAATTATTACAGGAGTTAGTAAATTAA
- a CDS encoding IS1031 group transposase — MAYSSSLSDQEWEIIKPLLPKKKRTYPPKWSKRQIWDGIFYQLKNRCNGSDLPKDLPPDSTIYWHYKNWKKEGVFDIIAQGYGSMDKFLAEVHRVLKPHGLFSWADLRPVNDLEWRN; from the coding sequence ATGGCTTACTCTAGCAGTCTAAGTGATCAAGAATGGGAAATAATTAAACCTCTATTACCAAAGAAAAAAAGAACTTATCCACCAAAGTGGTCTAAAAGACAAATTTGGGATGGTATCTTTTATCAACTCAAAAATCGCTGTAATGGCTCTGATTTACCAAAGGATTTACCTCCCGATTCTACCATTTATTGGCATTATAAAAACTGGAAAAAAGAAGGTGTCTTTGATATAATTGCTCAAGGATACGGTTCTATGGATAAATTTTTAGCAGAAGTTCATAGAGTTTTAAAGCCTCATGGTTTGTTCTCCTGGGCTGATTTACGTCCTGTAAATGATTTGGAGTGGAGAAATTAG